One stretch of Riemerella columbina DNA includes these proteins:
- a CDS encoding homogentisate 1,2-dioxygenase, translating into MRYLQLGKIPQKRHTVFKSPEGNFYYEQLFGTEGFHGIASLLYHIHRPTQIKSVGQTVDVTPKIAVDKNIIPRMFKGKNVKPEADFLESRKVLLLNNDLKMGLAKPQQSTPYFYKNAECDELFFVHEGSGVLKTFVGNIPFGVGDYLIIPRGTIYQIEFDTPENVLFFLESHSPIYTPKRYRNEFGQLLEHSPFCERDIIAPTFVAPHDEQGDFLIKVKKENQITDFIYATHPFDVVGWDGYFYPYKFNIKNFEPITGRVHLPPPIHQNFEAHNFVVCSFVARLYDYHPQAIPAPYNHSNIDSDEVLFYTEGDFMSRNHIDLMDFTLHPGGIVHGPHPGAMERSIGKKSTEEYAVMVDPFRPLKITEEALKIEDPDYVTSWIEAP; encoded by the coding sequence ATGAGATACTTACAGTTAGGGAAAATTCCACAAAAAAGACATACCGTATTTAAGTCCCCAGAGGGCAATTTTTACTATGAGCAACTGTTTGGCACCGAGGGCTTTCACGGTATAGCCTCGCTATTGTACCATATCCATCGCCCTACGCAAATTAAATCGGTGGGGCAGACGGTAGATGTTACCCCAAAAATAGCGGTGGACAAAAACATTATCCCACGGATGTTCAAGGGGAAAAATGTGAAACCCGAAGCTGATTTCTTAGAGAGCCGAAAAGTCCTTTTACTCAATAATGATTTGAAAATGGGCTTAGCCAAACCACAGCAATCCACGCCGTATTTCTACAAAAATGCCGAGTGTGATGAGCTATTTTTCGTGCACGAAGGCTCTGGCGTGCTCAAAACTTTTGTGGGCAATATCCCGTTTGGAGTGGGGGATTATCTCATCATTCCGAGGGGCACCATTTATCAAATAGAGTTTGATACGCCAGAGAATGTCCTATTTTTCTTAGAAAGCCATTCGCCAATCTATACGCCTAAGCGCTACCGAAACGAGTTTGGACAACTGTTGGAACACTCGCCGTTCTGTGAGCGGGATATTATAGCCCCTACTTTTGTGGCGCCTCACGATGAACAGGGCGATTTCCTCATCAAAGTGAAAAAAGAAAACCAAATTACCGATTTCATCTACGCTACGCATCCTTTTGATGTGGTGGGCTGGGATGGCTATTTCTATCCATATAAATTCAATATCAAAAACTTTGAACCCATTACAGGGCGCGTGCATTTGCCGCCACCAATTCATCAGAATTTTGAAGCCCATAATTTTGTGGTTTGCTCCTTTGTAGCACGGCTTTACGACTATCATCCGCAGGCGATACCTGCCCCATACAACCACTCTAATATTGATAGCGATGAGGTTTTATTCTACACCGAGGGCGATTTTATGAGCCGCAACCATATTGATTTGATGGACTTCACGCTTCACCCAGGGGGCATTGTCCACGGGCCGCACCCAGGCGCTATGGAGCGGAGCATCGGTAAGAAATCCACGGAAGAATATGCCGTAATGGTGGACCCTTTCCGTCCTTTAAAAATTACAGAAGAGGCGCTAAAAATAGAAGACCCAGACTATGTGACCAGCTGGATAGAAGCGCCATAA
- a CDS encoding NAD(P)H-dependent oxidoreductase produces MFHFPLIWLSVPPLLSLWLSEVLDMRWLNKLQDSPLKDKRALIVVTTGGSEAAFSPEGMYQYPLENYLAPLAKSLELTGVRVERMIPIYTAKQKDQHYVGEVKTLIQQFINSN; encoded by the coding sequence GTGTTTCATTTCCCTTTGATATGGTTGAGTGTGCCGCCTTTGCTTAGCTTATGGCTCAGCGAGGTTTTAGATATGCGCTGGCTGAACAAACTTCAAGATAGTCCGCTGAAAGACAAACGCGCCCTGATTGTGGTGACCACGGGCGGCTCGGAGGCGGCGTTTAGTCCAGAAGGGATGTACCAATATCCATTAGAAAACTATTTGGCGCCGTTGGCAAAGAGCTTGGAACTGACGGGCGTGCGCGTGGAGAGGATGATTCCCATTTATACCGCCAAACAGAAAGATCAGCACTATGTGGGTGAGGTAAAAACTTTAATTCAACAATTTATAAATTCTAATTGA
- a CDS encoding CopD family protein, protein MANLIIKALHIIFMVSYFAGIFYLVRLLVYYKDTDAFPEPKQSILRTQYAYMAKRLWDIIILPAGVLMLVFGLCLIYLNPYLLKMPWFHLKLTFLVGLAAYHYWCWRQVQGLQNLKNETLNIANIKLRQANEVATFILFLVVFTVILKANVLAYWWQLLLGFLGIVVLIMVTVKLVNKNKK, encoded by the coding sequence ATGGCAAATTTGATTATAAAAGCCCTGCATATCATCTTTATGGTGAGTTATTTCGCTGGGATTTTCTACTTGGTGAGGCTGTTGGTGTACTATAAAGATACAGACGCGTTTCCAGAACCGAAGCAAAGTATTCTGCGCACCCAATATGCCTACATGGCGAAGCGCCTTTGGGATATCATCATCTTGCCCGCTGGCGTGCTGATGCTGGTTTTTGGATTATGCTTAATTTACCTCAATCCATATCTTTTAAAAATGCCTTGGTTTCATTTAAAATTAACCTTTTTGGTGGGCTTGGCTGCGTATCATTATTGGTGCTGGCGGCAGGTGCAAGGGCTCCAGAACTTAAAAAACGAAACCCTAAACATCGCGAATATCAAGCTGAGGCAAGCCAATGAAGTGGCGACTTTTATATTATTTTTAGTGGTCTTCACCGTGATTTTAAAAGCCAATGTGTTAGCGTATTGGTGGCAATTGTTGCTCGGCTTTTTAGGCATTGTGGTTTTAATTATGGTGACCGTTAAATTAGTCAATAAAAATAAAAAATAA
- a CDS encoding monovalent cation:proton antiporter-2 (CPA2) family protein: protein MSEGIFTIALVYLGAAITLVPIVRKLGFSSVIGYIIGGILVGPFVLKLTGNAQDVMHSTEFGVVMLLFIIGLELEPRKFWAMRRSILGLGFSQLALTFTLVYLILYASGWATTPNLVISLAFAMSSTAIVLQTLKEKNLFNTVSGEASFSTLLFQDIAVIPILALLPMLSASGQSENEALLITYLPDWLQPFSVILGVGVLILLGRYVFVPFLRYVSRSGMNELLTASSLFLLVGVSELMIIAGLSPALGAFLAGVMLANSEFRHELESQIDPFKGLLLAVFFVSVGSTINFDIIRQDPMFIFSMVMMIIIVKFLVLFVVGRLFKMSNDQNFLYAFGMSQVGEFAFVIITFATKLYLLTDVESSQMVSVVAISMMSTPFLLLLNERIIAPNFNVKQEEDTTDFNLEQLRQKKIIIVGFGHFGSTVGRLLKISGVKATILDNDSNRVNILRQQGFQVYYGDARRLEILRVAGAEQAEILVLCLDDPEGNKFLIQLAKRHFPHLKIFVRARNRFDAYEFINDGVEHIYRETLETAVNMGVDILHASGFRKYAARRLANRFVAIDKDSTVRLARQDIDSDTTFTIKESLEREARLLADDNISFEEDHWLDEEA from the coding sequence ATGTCGGAGGGGATATTTACGATAGCTTTAGTTTATTTGGGCGCTGCCATCACTTTGGTGCCTATCGTGCGGAAATTGGGGTTTAGCTCGGTTATTGGCTACATTATTGGTGGGATTTTGGTGGGACCTTTTGTTTTGAAACTAACAGGAAATGCCCAAGATGTGATGCATAGCACAGAATTTGGCGTGGTGATGTTGCTCTTTATCATTGGTTTAGAGTTGGAACCGCGTAAATTTTGGGCGATGCGGCGGAGCATTTTAGGCTTAGGCTTTTCGCAATTGGCGCTGACCTTTACGCTGGTTTATCTGATTCTCTATGCTTCAGGTTGGGCTACCACACCTAATTTGGTGATTTCCTTGGCTTTCGCGATGTCCTCCACAGCCATCGTTCTACAAACTTTAAAAGAAAAGAACCTCTTTAATACCGTTTCTGGCGAAGCCTCATTTTCTACTTTATTATTTCAAGATATTGCCGTAATCCCGATACTGGCACTCTTGCCGATGCTCTCGGCATCTGGACAATCAGAGAACGAAGCCCTTTTGATCACCTATCTTCCCGATTGGCTGCAGCCTTTTTCCGTGATATTAGGTGTGGGTGTGCTGATTCTTTTGGGGCGATATGTGTTCGTGCCGTTCCTCCGCTATGTCTCCCGCAGCGGAATGAATGAGCTCCTTACAGCCTCTTCCTTATTCCTACTTGTGGGCGTATCAGAACTGATGATTATCGCAGGGCTAAGCCCAGCATTAGGGGCTTTTTTGGCTGGTGTTATGTTAGCGAATAGCGAGTTCAGACACGAATTGGAGAGCCAGATAGACCCCTTCAAAGGATTGCTGTTGGCAGTGTTTTTTGTGAGCGTGGGCTCTACCATCAATTTTGATATAATCCGCCAAGATCCTATGTTCATCTTTTCAATGGTGATGATGATTATCATAGTTAAGTTCTTGGTACTCTTTGTGGTAGGGCGTTTATTTAAGATGAGCAACGACCAAAATTTCCTCTATGCTTTTGGAATGTCTCAGGTTGGAGAGTTTGCATTTGTCATCATCACTTTTGCCACAAAATTATACCTATTAACCGATGTGGAAAGCTCGCAAATGGTCTCCGTTGTGGCGATTTCTATGATGAGCACACCTTTTCTATTGCTACTGAATGAGAGGATTATAGCCCCTAATTTCAATGTCAAACAAGAGGAAGACACTACGGATTTTAATTTGGAACAACTCAGGCAGAAGAAAATTATCATCGTGGGTTTTGGGCATTTTGGAAGTACCGTAGGGCGTTTATTGAAAATCAGTGGGGTTAAGGCAACCATTCTCGATAATGATTCTAACAGGGTGAATATTCTTCGGCAACAGGGCTTTCAGGTGTATTATGGCGATGCCCGCCGCTTGGAAATTCTACGGGTGGCAGGTGCCGAGCAAGCGGAGATTTTGGTGCTGTGCTTAGATGACCCCGAGGGGAATAAATTCTTGATCCAACTCGCCAAGCGGCATTTCCCGCATCTTAAAATATTTGTGAGAGCCAGAAACCGTTTTGACGCCTATGAATTCATCAATGATGGCGTGGAGCATATTTATAGAGAAACTTTGGAAACGGCGGTGAATATGGGTGTGGACATTCTGCACGCATCAGGGTTTAGAAAATACGCTGCACGCCGCTTAGCCAATAGGTTTGTGGCGATAGATAAAGACTCTACCGTGCGTTTGGCGCGACAAGATATTGATAGCGATACCACCTTTACCATCAAAGAATCTTTGGAGCGTGAGGCTCGCCTTTTGGCAGATGACAATATCTCCTTTGAGGAAGACCATTGGTTGGATGAAGAGGCATAA
- a CDS encoding ABC transporter permease subunit: MISIFKKDFRAYLSGGVAWAAIAIFSIISTLFLFFFENSFNLFDIGSASMQPYFALSPWLLLFIIPVLSMKSFAEEQQNGTLYWLFSQPVSTLSLVVGKWAAVFVVGLLCLLPSCVIVATLSNLSVTEDHLDMGMMWGGYGGLLLLIAAFSGVGIWASSHASNQMMAYLMGTGANFILYFGIEQLASYKLLGSADYWLQNFGFYYHYMSFTRGLVDSRDVSYFLLVLVLSLGATYYFINKKKS, translated from the coding sequence ATGATTTCCATTTTCAAAAAAGACTTTAGAGCCTATTTATCGGGTGGTGTAGCATGGGCGGCTATCGCGATTTTTAGCATCATCAGCACTTTATTTCTATTTTTCTTTGAGAATAGTTTTAATCTTTTTGATATTGGCTCTGCTTCTATGCAGCCTTATTTTGCGCTGTCGCCGTGGTTGTTGCTTTTTATTATCCCTGTGCTGAGTATGAAATCTTTTGCCGAAGAACAGCAGAATGGCACGCTCTATTGGCTTTTTTCTCAACCTGTTAGCACTTTGAGCTTAGTGGTGGGCAAGTGGGCAGCGGTCTTTGTGGTGGGGCTATTGTGCTTGTTGCCATCGTGTGTTATCGTAGCGACTTTATCTAATTTAAGCGTGACCGAAGATCATTTAGATATGGGGATGATGTGGGGCGGCTATGGCGGATTGTTACTTCTTATTGCGGCTTTTTCTGGCGTGGGCATTTGGGCATCGTCGCATGCTTCTAACCAAATGATGGCGTATCTGATGGGGACAGGCGCTAATTTTATCCTCTATTTCGGGATAGAACAATTGGCGAGCTATAAACTGTTGGGCAGCGCCGATTATTGGCTGCAAAACTTCGGTTTTTATTATCACTATATGAGTTTTACACGCGGGCTGGTGGACAGTAGAGATGTTAGTTATTTTCTGTTGGTGCTGGTGCTGAGCCTCGGAGCAACTTATTATTTTATCAATAAAAAGAAATCATAA
- the xth gene encoding exodeoxyribonuclease III, translating into MQIISYNVNGIRAAFNKGLLDWLTIAAPEVICFQESKASPEQIETTKIEEAGYHNYWFSAERKGYSGVGIAAKIEPKRIEYGCGIDAYDREGRIIRADFEDCSVISVYVPSASNIERLDFKMQFCYDFLDYIKTLRKSIPNLIISGDFNICHQAIDIHDPVRLKNVSGFLPIERQWMTDFMAECGLIDSFRFFNDEPNHYSWWSYRQNARARNKGWRLDYHFVAESLKERLKRGVILSEVYHSDHCPVLVGL; encoded by the coding sequence ATGCAGATTATATCTTATAATGTTAATGGCATCCGTGCAGCTTTTAATAAAGGACTTTTAGATTGGCTGACCATAGCGGCGCCAGAGGTCATTTGTTTTCAAGAGAGCAAAGCCAGCCCAGAGCAAATAGAAACCACCAAAATAGAAGAGGCAGGCTACCATAATTATTGGTTTTCAGCGGAGAGAAAAGGTTACAGCGGTGTAGGCATCGCCGCGAAAATAGAGCCGAAACGTATAGAATACGGTTGCGGTATAGACGCTTACGATAGGGAAGGTAGAATTATCCGCGCCGATTTTGAGGATTGCTCCGTGATTTCCGTTTATGTGCCTTCGGCATCTAATATAGAGCGCTTGGATTTTAAAATGCAGTTTTGTTATGACTTTTTGGACTACATCAAAACTTTAAGAAAAAGCATTCCCAACCTCATTATCTCTGGGGATTTTAATATTTGTCACCAAGCGATAGATATCCACGATCCTGTGCGACTGAAAAATGTTTCGGGCTTTTTACCCATAGAACGCCAGTGGATGACAGACTTTATGGCAGAATGTGGGCTGATTGACAGTTTTAGATTTTTTAATGATGAACCCAACCATTATTCGTGGTGGAGTTATCGGCAGAATGCCAGAGCGAGGAACAAAGGCTGGCGTTTGGATTACCATTTTGTGGCAGAATCCCTCAAAGAACGCTTAAAAAGAGGTGTGATCCTCAGCGAGGTTTACCATTCTGACCATTGTCCCGTATTGGTAGGCTTATAA
- the lysS gene encoding lysine--tRNA ligase, with translation MQLSEQEIIRREKLQKLSQMCINAFPADEYAISDTTASIKQNFQEGKAVKLAGRLMSRRIQGKASFAELQDAEGRIQIYFNRDEVCPGEDKTLYNEVYKHLLDIGDIIGIEGELFKTQVGEMTVMVKNFTLLTKALRPLPQAKIDENGVVHDAFNDPELRYRQRYVDLTVNPQVKEIFVKRTKLFNAMRQFFNDAGYFEVETPILQAIPGGAAARPFITHHNALDIPLYMRIANELYLKRLIVGGFDGVYEFSKNFRNEGMDRTHNPEFTAMEIYVAYKDYHWMMDFTEKLLEHCATAVNGTPVSQFGEHTINWKAPYPRISMTEAIKKYTGFDITGKTEEELRTFAQSIGIEVNETMGKGKLIDEIFGEKCEGNFIQPTFITDYPIEMSPLTKKHRSQEGLTERFELMVCGKEIANAYSELNDPIDQRERFEEQLKLSEKGDDEAMFIDQDFIRALEYGMPPTAGLGIGMDRLVMFLTNNASIQEVLFFPQMKPEKLQPKVELNEEEQIILSILDRQEGAQPLAEVKNQAGLSGKKWDKATKNLTKHHLIKVEKIDEVLMMSKS, from the coding sequence ATGCAGTTATCCGAACAAGAAATTATCCGTAGAGAGAAATTACAGAAGCTGTCACAAATGTGCATCAATGCCTTTCCAGCTGATGAATACGCTATATCTGATACCACCGCCAGCATCAAACAAAACTTCCAAGAAGGCAAAGCCGTAAAGTTGGCAGGACGGTTGATGTCGCGCCGTATTCAGGGGAAAGCTTCCTTTGCAGAATTGCAAGATGCCGAAGGGCGCATTCAGATTTATTTCAATCGTGATGAGGTATGCCCAGGGGAAGATAAAACCCTTTACAACGAGGTTTATAAGCACTTGTTAGACATCGGCGATATTATCGGTATAGAGGGCGAATTGTTCAAAACCCAAGTGGGAGAGATGACGGTAATGGTTAAAAATTTTACCCTTCTCACCAAAGCGCTTCGCCCGCTACCACAAGCTAAAATAGATGAAAACGGCGTGGTACACGATGCCTTTAACGACCCTGAACTCCGCTACAGACAGCGCTATGTGGATTTAACGGTTAACCCTCAGGTTAAAGAAATTTTTGTGAAGAGAACCAAACTCTTCAATGCGATGCGCCAGTTTTTTAATGATGCAGGCTATTTTGAAGTGGAAACGCCTATCCTACAAGCCATTCCTGGGGGAGCGGCAGCCAGACCATTCATCACCCATCACAATGCTTTGGATATTCCGCTATATATGAGGATTGCCAATGAGTTGTATTTAAAACGCTTGATTGTCGGCGGTTTTGATGGCGTGTATGAATTCTCAAAAAACTTCCGAAACGAAGGAATGGATAGAACGCACAACCCAGAATTTACCGCGATGGAAATCTATGTGGCGTATAAAGATTACCACTGGATGATGGACTTCACGGAAAAACTTTTGGAACACTGCGCTACGGCGGTTAACGGCACGCCAGTTTCTCAGTTTGGGGAACATACCATCAATTGGAAAGCCCCATACCCACGGATTTCTATGACGGAAGCTATTAAAAAATACACAGGTTTTGATATTACAGGAAAAACCGAGGAGGAGCTCAGAACTTTCGCGCAATCTATTGGTATTGAGGTGAATGAAACGATGGGCAAAGGCAAACTTATCGATGAGATTTTTGGCGAAAAGTGCGAAGGCAACTTTATCCAGCCGACTTTCATCACGGATTATCCGATTGAAATGTCGCCGCTGACCAAAAAACACCGTAGCCAAGAGGGACTTACAGAGCGCTTTGAATTGATGGTTTGCGGAAAAGAAATTGCGAACGCTTACTCTGAGCTTAACGACCCTATCGACCAAAGAGAGCGCTTTGAGGAACAACTTAAACTATCCGAAAAAGGCGATGATGAGGCGATGTTCATCGATCAAGATTTCATCCGTGCCTTGGAATACGGAATGCCGCCAACAGCTGGTTTAGGCATCGGTATGGACAGATTGGTGATGTTCTTAACCAACAATGCCTCTATCCAAGAGGTGCTGTTCTTCCCACAGATGAAACCCGAAAAACTACAACCCAAAGTAGAACTCAACGAGGAGGAACAAATCATCCTCTCCATATTAGACCGCCAAGAAGGTGCCCAACCTTTGGCAGAGGTGAAGAACCAAGCGGGGCTTTCTGGCAAAAAATGGGACAAAGCCACAAAAAACCTGACCAAGCACCATTTAATCAAAGTAGAAAAAATAGATGAGGTGCTGATGATGAGCAAAAGCTAA
- a CDS encoding SAM hydrolase/SAM-dependent halogenase family protein has protein sequence MPVITLTSDYGLIDPRVGAIKGSIISLKEDARIIDLTHQIEPYNLLQTAYIVRNAYRHFPKGTVHLIAVDSFYHQDRKALVYKVDGHYFVTVDNGVMGLIFFDIKPDEIYEITINNRFDDEVRFTATDILVPAAVHLHNGGLPEVIGRKYATPKEISFPRPIYTDKMMVGQMLYIDNFGNAVSNISRTFFNEKAVLYSQFAIKFRNYTFTKVYQQYTDVVTDWQRESEYHGKSLAIFNDADLLEIAIYKGSRQNGAQSLLGINIGENIYIEFQ, from the coding sequence ATGCCAGTGATTACGCTTACTTCGGACTACGGACTGATAGACCCTCGTGTGGGCGCTATTAAAGGGAGCATTATCTCTTTAAAGGAAGATGCCAGAATCATTGATTTAACGCACCAGATAGAACCTTATAACCTCCTGCAGACCGCATACATCGTTCGGAATGCTTACCGCCATTTCCCTAAAGGTACCGTGCATTTAATCGCGGTGGATAGTTTTTACCATCAGGATAGAAAAGCCTTGGTGTATAAGGTGGATGGGCATTATTTCGTAACTGTGGATAATGGGGTTATGGGGCTGATTTTTTTTGACATTAAACCTGATGAAATTTATGAAATTACCATCAATAATAGGTTTGATGATGAGGTGCGCTTTACCGCTACGGATATTTTAGTGCCTGCGGCGGTGCATTTGCATAATGGAGGATTGCCAGAGGTCATCGGTAGAAAGTACGCTACACCAAAGGAAATCTCGTTCCCAAGGCCTATCTATACCGACAAAATGATGGTAGGGCAGATGCTTTACATTGATAATTTTGGCAATGCGGTGTCCAATATCAGCAGAACTTTTTTTAATGAAAAAGCGGTGCTTTATTCTCAGTTTGCCATTAAATTTAGAAATTATACCTTCACAAAAGTTTACCAGCAATACACAGATGTGGTAACAGATTGGCAACGAGAAAGCGAATACCACGGCAAATCTTTGGCTATTTTTAATGATGCCGACTTGTTAGAAATCGCTATCTATAAGGGCTCTCGGCAGAATGGCGCACAGTCTTTATTGGGCATCAATATCGGCGAAAATATATATATAGAATTTCAATAA